The genomic DNA TTTAGGTGCGGGCATTTTACGTTTTCATGGTCATATCTCTTATGAAGATTGGGAGCGTATTTACAGCTATATCGGATCAGACGGGTTGCTCGGGGATACAGCTCAATTAATTGGTGAAGTGTTTGAAAGTGCTGAATCAAAAACATGGTATCGCAACATCATTTGGCAAGGTGAAACTTTCGAGCCGATGGCGCTTGAAGTGTCGGGTCTTGAGATGCGCTCAGATGGTAAAGCTTCAGCGCCAACTTTAAGCATGGAGAACAATATTGGCGGCATTCAAGGCGCTGTGTCTATTTACTGCTTACAGTTTGGCGACTTTGCAGGAGCAAAACTCAAAGTCATTACCACGCTGGCTAAATATCTGGATGCTGAAAACTTTAGTTCTGGCAATGCCACAGCTAATCCAAGCGAGAAGCGGGAGCAAATTTGGTTCATTGAGCAAAAGACTTCTGAAAATTCTCAGCAAGTGACGTTTGAACTTTCTAATCCAGTGGATTTTGAAGGGCTAAAAATACCAACGCGACAAATCTCAAATTACTGCAATTGGGAATATCGAAGTGAAGAATGTGGCTACATCGGATCTGCAATGTTTACTGAAAAAGACGAACCGACAGACAACCCTGCTTTAGATCGATGTAACTACAGAACGTCAGGCTGTCGTTGTCGAGAGAATGAGCTTCATTTTGGTGGATTCCCTGCATCCTCAATGGTGTAAAAATGAAATTAAATAAAAAATATTGTTTATGTGGTGGTGTATTTAAGCCCACTGGAATTGTATTAACTTCATGCCCGCCACAAATACAGCATCAATGCGATAAGTGCTCAAAAATAGAGGCATTCTATGAAACTAACCGCAAAACTTAAAAAAGCAATCCAGGCGCATGCTGCTGAAGTTTATCCAGATGAATGCTGCGGTGTGATTGTGAATAAGACATATATTCCATGTCGCAATATTTCAGACAATAAAGATCAGTTTGAAATTCATCATGAAGACTTGGCGCATGCTGAAGATCAAGGTGAGATTCAAGCCTATGTACATTCACATCCCAATGCTACAACATGTGCTTCGGATTTAGATTTACTGCAAATTGAACTTCATGAAAAGCCTTGGGTAATTTGTGCTTGGCCTGAAGTAGATTTCCAAGTCTATAAACCATGTGGCTATAAAGCGCCACTCATTGGCCGTGATTACCACCATGGATACCAAGATTGCTATTCAATAATTCGTGATTTTTATAATCGTGAGTTGGGTATTCAGTTGATTGATTTCGAGCGTAAAGATGATTGGTGGAGTGATAAAAACCACAAATCCCTTTATTTGGAAAATTTAGATGAAGCTGGATTTTATGAAGTCAAAGAACTTCAGTATGGTGACATGTTGGTGTGTAATGTTGGTCGCACAGAACACCCGAATCATGCTGTGATTTGGCTTGGTGATCAGTGGCAATTAAAGTCAGAAGAAAGCACAAGTTGTTTTGGTGGGCCATTGATTCTACATCACCCGTATGGCCGTAAATCTGTTCGTGAAATCTTTGGGCAACAATGGCAAGAGCGTGTTGTCAAAATTGTGAGGCATAAGAATGCTTAAAACGATCAAATTATATGGCGTACTGGGAAAGAAGTTTGGTAAAGAATTTCATCTAGCTGTTGAAAGCACTCGTGAAGCTGTAAAAGCGCTATCAGTACAAGTGCCCGGCTTTGAGAAATTCATGCTAACAGCTCATGAGCAAGGTCTTGCCTTTGCTGTCTTTCAAGATGACGAAAATATCAGTGAGGATCAAATCGACTTTGAGACTGGCGCCAAAGTTATCAAGATCGTGCCTAAAGTTATTGGGGCGGGTGGTAATGGAATATTGCAAACGATTCTTGGCGCGGTGATGGTTGTTGTAGGGGTTATCACACAGCAATATTGGGCCGTTGGTATGGGTATTGGCATGATGATTGGTGGTATAGCTCAAATGCTTGCCCCTAAGGTTGATACAGAAGATCAAAACCAAGACGGAAACAGGGCTAATAAAGGCTTTGGTGGAGCAGTCACCACTATCGCACAAGGCAATCCAGTTCCGATTCTGTATGGTCAGCGTGAAGTCGGTGGATTTATTGTGAATGCTGGTCAATTTGCAGTAGATACTTTTAGCTCTGCGGATGCTGGTTACACAGGCGGCGGCAGCAGCGGTGGAAAGAAATAATTTAAAAACACAGGCGCAATGAGCGCCTTTTTTATTGTCTAAGGATAAGTATGAACGCAGTAATTAAAGGCGCAAAAGGCGGTAGCAAAAGCCAAAGACAACCCAAAATTGCAAACGATACAACCGCTTCAAAAACCTATGCACGCTTACAGTATGGCATGAGTGAAGGAGAAGTTGAGGGCTTAGCAAATGGCTTTAAATCAATCTTCCTTGATGACACACCAGTTGAAAGCGATAGTGGTGCAAGAAACTTTCAAGATGTCACCCTAGATTTTCGCTCAGGCACCAATGACCAGACATACATGGAAGGCTTTGAAAGCATTGCTTCTGAAGCCGCTGTTGGAGTTGAACTTAAAAGTGATACGCCTTGGGTTAAAGGGATTACCAATCTTAATCTCGATGCCGTGATTGTAAGGGTGCGTTTTGGGGCTTTAAAAAAGCAAGACCCAAGCAATGGCGATGTTTCAGGTATTGTTATTGATTACTCGATTGAAGTACAAACTGACGGTGGTGCGTGGGAGTTAATGCTTGACACCAAAATGTCAGGAAAAACTTCAGCAAATTATGAGCGTACTCACCGTATCGGCTTGCCAAAAGCCAATAATAATTGGTTGATTCGCGTCACACGTAAAACACCGAACTCAAGCTCTGAATATGTCAGCGATAAGATGTATATTCAAGCAATTACTGAAGTTATCGATCTTAAACTTACATACCCAAATACCGCAGTGATCGGCGTGCAATATGATGCTGAGACATTCTCGAATATTGCCAAAATCGCAGTTGATTTAAAGGGTGTAAAGATCAGAGTGCCAAGCAACTATGATCCAGTAAGCCGAACTTACATCGGGATATGGGATGGTACATTTAAACGTGCTTATAGTAATAATCCAGCTTGGATTTACTATGACCTATGCACCAATAAGCGATATGCGCTTGGCAACCGTTTAACCGAGCAAATGATTGATAAATGGTCTTTATATCGTTTAGCTCAATACTGCGATCAGTTAGTGCCAGACGGCAAAGGTGGTCAGGAGCCGCGTTTTACCTGCAATGTGTATATTCAAAGTGCTGAATCTGCTTTTGATATTTTAAGCAAACTAGCAGGCGTATTCCGTGCGATTTCATATTGGGACGGCAATTCAATCGTATGTGATGCTGATTTACCACAAGATACTTATTTCACTTACACTCGCGCCAATGTCATTGATGGGCATTTTGAATATTCAGGCACCCGTGCGCGTGATCGTCACAATGCAGTCAAAGTCGCTTGGGATAACCCACAAAATCGCTATAAGACCGAATATGTATTTGTACGGGATGAAGCAGCGATTGCACGTGATCGAGGTGCAGTCAAACTGCTTGAGTTAGAGGCATGGGGTTGTACATCTGAGGGTCAGGCACAACGTGCAGGTCTTTGGGCTTTAAAATCTGAGCAGCTTGAAACCCGGACTGTGTCTTTTAAAGTTGGTCTTGATGGTTATATTCCACAGCCGGGCCGTGTCATTGAAATTGCAGACGAGCTTTTTGCTGGCCGTGCCAATGGCGGTCGTATTTCTGCTGTGAGTGCTGACCGCAAAATTATAACTTTAGATCGTGACGATGTGGTGTGTCGTGCAGGTGATCGACTGGTTGTAAATGGTGAAGATGGTAAAGCACAAGCTCGAATCGTGTCATCCGTAAATGGTCGCAATATCACAGTCACAGTGGCGTTTGATTCTGTTGCTGCCCAGAATGTCTGGGTTGTTGATGCACAAGATTTGAAAACTATGAAGTTTCGCGTCATGAGTATTACTCAAGACGACAAACATCAGTTCTCAATCACTGCTTTGCAATATGAATCAGCAAAATATGATGCGATTGATTTTGGTGCATTCATTGATGATCGTCCGATTTCCATTATTAATCCCACCGTTCAGGCGCCAGTCACCAATGTTTTAATTTCATCTGAAACCATGGTTCAACAAGGATTATCTATTGAAACAATGGTGATTGCTTGGGATCAGGCACAAGGTGCAACCAAGTATCAAGTTGAATGGCGCAAAGATGATGGCTCGTGGATTAAATTGCCAATCACAGGCAGTAATTCAGTAGAAGTTCAGGGTATTTATGCGGGCAACTATGAAGCGCGTGTGATTGCATTGTCTGCGTATGATGTGGCTTCTTTGCCAACATATTCAAATCTGACAGCATTGAAAGGTAAAGCAGGAAAACCACCAAAGCTGGCTTATATCAGTGCAACAGGCATTTTGTTTGGTATGCAATTGAACTGGGGCTTTCCAGCGGTTGGGGCTTTGGATACGGCTTATACCGAGATTCGAGTTTCACCCGATGGTCAAAGCAATATTGCGGTGTTGGGGCAGTTTGCCTATCCAACCAATGCCCATACGATTCAAGGTTTACAGCCGAATTTAACCCAATATTATCAAGCTCGATTGATTGATCGGATTGGCAATATTGGCGATTGGTCGGACTGGACGCATGCGACCACTTCAGCGGATGCTTCCGATGTGCTGGATATTTTATCGGGCAAGATTACTGATTCGCAGCTACATCAAGACCTGCAAACCAAGATTGACCGCATTGATACCGTTGATGGTGATATTGCCGACATTGTTCAAGCAGTACAGAACGTTGAAGATGGTTTGACACAAGAGCGTACTGAACGCCAGTCAGGTGATCAGGACGTATTGAATCAGTTGACCATTTACAAAGTCAGTAATGATCAAGCAGTTGCTGCTGTGGTTGAAGAAGTTGAAACCTTAACAACCGAGCAAGGAGCATTATCATCAAAAATTGATGGTGTGTTTGCCCAGGTGAACCCACCGATGATCGGATCAGAATCTGATTTGATCGGTAGTGAAGCAGGCTATGCCGGTGTGTGGTCAGAACAATCTGCGCGAATTGAAGGAGATATATCGCAAGCACAGCGGACTGAAACAGTACAAACCCAAGTGAATGAGAATCTGGCTTCAATTCAAGAAGTCTCATTGTCTGTCAATGGATTGTATGCTCAGAAGTACATCAAGCTTGATGTAAATGGCAAAGTTGCAGGTTGGGGTGGGACCAACACAGGTAAAGAATCGGATTTCATTCTGAACTTTGATTCATTTGCGATTGGCAGCGGAAATAGTGCTGGGTATTACCCATTTATCTTTAGAAATACGCCTTACACAGATCCATTAACTGGAACAGTATTCCCAGTAGGTGCTTATCTGAAATCAGCATTTATTGATTACGCGTCGATTGATACAGCCAATATTAAAGTTCTGGCCGTAAAATCCGCGCAGATTGATGATTTAGCTGTGACTTCAGCAAAGATTAATAACGCTGCAATTACCACAGCTAAAATTAATGATGCTGCAATTACCACAGCTAAGATTGGTGATCTTCAAGTAAGTACGCTGAAGATTCAAGATAATGCAGTAACTGTGCCTATTTATGTCAATGACACCGCCACATGGAACAAAACGCTCACTAATGCAGAGCAAAACACGTGGATAGCCGCCAGCACAGCTACCCTATGGGGCATTAAGGCTGGTCAGCCTGTGTACTTGTTTGTAAACCGGGGTGCTGTAAATCCAAATTCCATCGATCAGTCTCAAGTTTATGCGGCTGTTCAGTACGGCTATGGACAAAATGGCTATGTGATGTGCGGCTTATTTGTAGGAGAGTCATTAAGTCGCCTTATCGGGAGTGGTAGAGGTAAAACATGGAGTTCTGGCAGTGATATTTACAATGAGGACGCTGTGTATGTTTTGAGCGAAACTGTTATGAATCATTACTTTGTGTCCACTACAGACAACCCTACTGTATCTATTCGCTTTAAGGTGTATGGCGGCTACAACTCCAGTAGTTTCCCATGCGTAGTAAATAAACAGAATGCCGTAACGTGGTTAGCTTTAGGGGTGAAAAAATAATGAAATTTTACACAAGTATGTTGTTAATTTCGGAAATGGGTCAAGTGCTTACCAATTATAAGGGTAAATTTGATGATGATGATGTTGCCTCTCTGAAAGGTAGCATCGACCCATCTGTAACTGTACTTCTAAATGTACAACCACCGGAAGAACAGTGTTTTTACGATCATGTTTCAGAGACCTTTGTTCGGCTTCCTGAGCAGCCGTCGCAAAATCATATTTTTGATTTTAAAATCAAAACTTGGCTTGATGCTCGATCAATTGCTGAAATCAAAGAGCAAAAATGGTCTGAAATTAAATCACAGCGTGATCAGCTAGAGTTTGGAGGCTTTGAGTTTGAAGGCAATATATATGATTCAGATCAGGTATCACAAGGACGAATCCTTGGTGCTGCATCCGCTGGTTTAAGTCAGGTATGGACCTTGGCTGATAATACAATCGTCAATCTCACTGCAGAGCAACTGGTTCAGCTTTATCAGGCATTACAAATCCATATCGCAATCGCACATGAGCGCGGGCGAACAGCTCGGGAAGCGATAATGTCCGCAACCACGAAAGAAGATGTTGATGCTGTAACGCTATAAACCACTAATGAGATTTTCAAAGCACCCAATCGGGTGCTTTTTTTTATGCCAAAAAATATAGGGGGCGAAATGTCTGAAACCACCGCAGCGGTAGCGGAAACATCCGCAGCAGCTTTAGGATCAAAAGCAACAGTAACCGGCGGTGCGGCAAGTGCAGCCGGTTTTTTTATGGGTATCGATTGGATAGGGTGGGTTGGTATTGGGGTTGCAGTACTTGGTTTGCTTATCAATGTTTATTTTTCATGGCAGCGGAATCAGCGTGAAAAAGAGATTCATGAGCTGACAAAGCGAAAATTGAATGGTGAATGTAATGTCAAAGACTAAAATCTCAGTCGCAATATTAGCAGCTTCGGCTGCTTTTTTTACGTCTTTAGAAATTCGAGAAGGATACTCAGCAAAACCCTATAAAGATGGTGGTGGAGTAGTCACTCAAGGCATCGGCTCAACCGTAAAACCCAATGGCCAGCCCCTCAAAATGACTGATCCGCCAATCACACGAAAAGTTGCCCAGGAGTGGGCAAAAGCGCATGTGGCCAAAGACGAGATTGCTTTCCGAAAATCACTGCATGGCGTGAAATTGTCTCAAGTTGAATATGACACCTATCTGGACTTCACATACAACTTTGGCCAAGCCAACTGGAATCAATCCTCAATGCTTCGCAATCTAAAGCAGGGCAAATACGTGCAAGCCTGCCAGTCTCTTTTGAAGTGGAAATATGTAGCCAAGCGCGATTGCTCAGTCCGATCCAACAACTGCTATGGCGTTTGGACCCGGCAAGTTGATCGTTATCAAAAATGTATAGGGGCACAATAATGAATGAGTTTAAAAAAGTAAGTAATGTTTTGCTTGAATCAAATGGTATCTATTTCATTGAGTGCCCAGGATGTAAAACCTTACATCCTATCCATGTTGGTGAGCAGCATCGCATCCGATGGGGTTTTAATGGGAATTTAGATGCTCCAACATTCACCCCATCATTGATGGTAAATCAAGGTCATCCAAGCCAATGTCACTCATTTATCACTGACGGGAAGATTCAATTCTTATCTGATTGTAATCACAGTTTAGCTGGTAAAACCGTTGATTTACTGCCAGTGGAGGAATTCTAATGCCAATACTTTTAGTCTTATGGAAATTCAAATACTGGGTCGCAATAGCGATCCTTTCTTTTTTATGGTTGGGCCAAATTGCTTATACCAATCATTTGTCCGGGAAGATTCAAGATGCCGAATCAAGGTGCCAGGCCAAAATTCAAAAAATTGAACAGCAACATTTAAAAGCCTTGGCTGAAAAACAGAATGCCATTAACCAGGTGAGTGCAGATTATGAAAAAGCAAAATCAGAACAGCGAGTACAAGTCGAAACCGTTACACGTGAAGTGCAAAAGATCATTGATCGTCCTGTGTATCAGCAGCATTGTTTTGACGCTTCTGGGGTGTCAGCAATCAACTCACTTATCACCAGTGATTCCAGCGAACCTCCTTGAATCTTGTTCTGATTTACAAAAATTAGAATCCGGGCAGGGTAAAGCGGTGATGTTATGGTCTATTGATACCGTAGCAAAATATAATGATTGTAAAGCACGTCATGGTGCAATTGTGAAGGCCATCAAGTGAGCTATTAGGAAGGTATTTCAATTAATATGAAATACCTTCCTCTTGCTTATTTAGATTTTTTAACATCAGTTTCTTTAAATTCATCATCACTGTTTTTTGAATTTTCAGTCTTTATATTTTTGGATTCAGATGGAAAATCCAGAGTTGGGATAATCGGCATTGCTAATGCTGAAACACATGCAAAGGGCGATAGTGTTATTAATATTGCGAGAAAATTGCGTTTTAAACCGAACATAATATTACCTTAAAAGTAAAATAAAGAATATTTAATCTAACCAATTAAATAGTTATTTGATTTAACAGAGAATATTATGGTTCGAGTATCACCAGAACTTGGTATTTTATATCATGTAGAGCGGTTCTTATGTCTAATAGAAAATGTATTGACATTAATTCTGAAGCTAGATCAGTAAGGATT from Acinetobacter sp. CS-2 includes the following:
- a CDS encoding DUF4376 domain-containing protein — protein: MKFYTSMLLISEMGQVLTNYKGKFDDDDVASLKGSIDPSVTVLLNVQPPEEQCFYDHVSETFVRLPEQPSQNHIFDFKIKTWLDARSIAEIKEQKWSEIKSQRDQLEFGGFEFEGNIYDSDQVSQGRILGAASAGLSQVWTLADNTIVNLTAEQLVQLYQALQIHIAIAHERGRTAREAIMSATTKEDVDAVTL
- a CDS encoding holin, which translates into the protein MSETTAAVAETSAAALGSKATVTGGAASAAGFFMGIDWIGWVGIGVAVLGLLINVYFSWQRNQREKEIHELTKRKLNGECNVKD
- a CDS encoding host specificity protein J gives rise to the protein MNAVIKGAKGGSKSQRQPKIANDTTASKTYARLQYGMSEGEVEGLANGFKSIFLDDTPVESDSGARNFQDVTLDFRSGTNDQTYMEGFESIASEAAVGVELKSDTPWVKGITNLNLDAVIVRVRFGALKKQDPSNGDVSGIVIDYSIEVQTDGGAWELMLDTKMSGKTSANYERTHRIGLPKANNNWLIRVTRKTPNSSSEYVSDKMYIQAITEVIDLKLTYPNTAVIGVQYDAETFSNIAKIAVDLKGVKIRVPSNYDPVSRTYIGIWDGTFKRAYSNNPAWIYYDLCTNKRYALGNRLTEQMIDKWSLYRLAQYCDQLVPDGKGGQEPRFTCNVYIQSAESAFDILSKLAGVFRAISYWDGNSIVCDADLPQDTYFTYTRANVIDGHFEYSGTRARDRHNAVKVAWDNPQNRYKTEYVFVRDEAAIARDRGAVKLLELEAWGCTSEGQAQRAGLWALKSEQLETRTVSFKVGLDGYIPQPGRVIEIADELFAGRANGGRISAVSADRKIITLDRDDVVCRAGDRLVVNGEDGKAQARIVSSVNGRNITVTVAFDSVAAQNVWVVDAQDLKTMKFRVMSITQDDKHQFSITALQYESAKYDAIDFGAFIDDRPISIINPTVQAPVTNVLISSETMVQQGLSIETMVIAWDQAQGATKYQVEWRKDDGSWIKLPITGSNSVEVQGIYAGNYEARVIALSAYDVASLPTYSNLTALKGKAGKPPKLAYISATGILFGMQLNWGFPAVGALDTAYTEIRVSPDGQSNIAVLGQFAYPTNAHTIQGLQPNLTQYYQARLIDRIGNIGDWSDWTHATTSADASDVLDILSGKITDSQLHQDLQTKIDRIDTVDGDIADIVQAVQNVEDGLTQERTERQSGDQDVLNQLTIYKVSNDQAVAAVVEEVETLTTEQGALSSKIDGVFAQVNPPMIGSESDLIGSEAGYAGVWSEQSARIEGDISQAQRTETVQTQVNENLASIQEVSLSVNGLYAQKYIKLDVNGKVAGWGGTNTGKESDFILNFDSFAIGSGNSAGYYPFIFRNTPYTDPLTGTVFPVGAYLKSAFIDYASIDTANIKVLAVKSAQIDDLAVTSAKINNAAITTAKINDAAITTAKIGDLQVSTLKIQDNAVTVPIYVNDTATWNKTLTNAEQNTWIAASTATLWGIKAGQPVYLFVNRGAVNPNSIDQSQVYAAVQYGYGQNGYVMCGLFVGESLSRLIGSGRGKTWSSGSDIYNEDAVYVLSETVMNHYFVSTTDNPTVSIRFKVYGGYNSSSFPCVVNKQNAVTWLALGVKK
- a CDS encoding tail assembly protein; protein product: MLKTIKLYGVLGKKFGKEFHLAVESTREAVKALSVQVPGFEKFMLTAHEQGLAFAVFQDDENISEDQIDFETGAKVIKIVPKVIGAGGNGILQTILGAVMVVVGVITQQYWAVGMGIGMMIGGIAQMLAPKVDTEDQNQDGNRANKGFGGAVTTIAQGNPVPILYGQREVGGFIVNAGQFAVDTFSSADAGYTGGGSSGGKK
- a CDS encoding DUF6527 family protein, producing MNEFKKVSNVLLESNGIYFIECPGCKTLHPIHVGEQHRIRWGFNGNLDAPTFTPSLMVNQGHPSQCHSFITDGKIQFLSDCNHSLAGKTVDLLPVEEF
- a CDS encoding phage minor tail protein L; this encodes MTLNSDFQKLYVDGLITLFELDARTLGAGILRFHGHISYEDWERIYSYIGSDGLLGDTAQLIGEVFESAESKTWYRNIIWQGETFEPMALEVSGLEMRSDGKASAPTLSMENNIGGIQGAVSIYCLQFGDFAGAKLKVITTLAKYLDAENFSSGNATANPSEKREQIWFIEQKTSENSQQVTFELSNPVDFEGLKIPTRQISNYCNWEYRSEECGYIGSAMFTEKDEPTDNPALDRCNYRTSGCRCRENELHFGGFPASSMV
- a CDS encoding C40 family peptidase codes for the protein MKLTAKLKKAIQAHAAEVYPDECCGVIVNKTYIPCRNISDNKDQFEIHHEDLAHAEDQGEIQAYVHSHPNATTCASDLDLLQIELHEKPWVICAWPEVDFQVYKPCGYKAPLIGRDYHHGYQDCYSIIRDFYNRELGIQLIDFERKDDWWSDKNHKSLYLENLDEAGFYEVKELQYGDMLVCNVGRTEHPNHAVIWLGDQWQLKSEESTSCFGGPLILHHPYGRKSVREIFGQQWQERVVKIVRHKNA
- a CDS encoding lysozyme encodes the protein MSKTKISVAILAASAAFFTSLEIREGYSAKPYKDGGGVVTQGIGSTVKPNGQPLKMTDPPITRKVAQEWAKAHVAKDEIAFRKSLHGVKLSQVEYDTYLDFTYNFGQANWNQSSMLRNLKQGKYVQACQSLLKWKYVAKRDCSVRSNNCYGVWTRQVDRYQKCIGAQ